The Terriglobales bacterium genomic sequence CAAGCCGCACGCCGCCGCGGTGGCGCAGCGCTTCGTGGAACTGGGCTTCAAACTGGTAGCGACGCACGGCACCGCCGCGGTGCTGGAGAAGGCCGGGCTGGCCGTGGACCGCGTCTACAAGGTCAAGGAAGGACGGCCCAACGTGGTGGACCTGATCAAGGGGGACAAGATCCAGCTCATCATCAACACCCCGCATGGCCCCGACCCATTCTTCGACGAGAAGGCCATCCGGCGCGCCGCCATCACCCACCACATCCCCACCATCACCACCTTGAGTGCGGCGCGG encodes the following:
- the carB gene encoding carbamoyl phosphate synthase large subunit (four CarB-CarA dimers form the carbamoyl phosphate synthetase holoenzyme that catalyzes the production of carbamoyl phosphate; CarB is responsible for the amidotransferase activity), encoding KPHAAAVAQRFVELGFKLVATHGTAAVLEKAGLAVDRVYKVKEGRPNVVDLIKGDKIQLIINTPHGPDPFFDEKAIRRAAITHHIPTITTLSAARAAAEGIAALQRGEVTVRALQQLHAERFAAR